CGGATGACTTCCTCCGGCTGGACCTGCAGCTGTGCTTCCCGCTCTACGCGGCGTCGCGCGCGATGGTGCAGGCCTACACGCCGCTCCTGGCGAAGCTGGGGCTCACCTATCCGCAGTACCTGGTGATGCTGGTGCTCTGGGAGACGGACGGGGTGTCGGTGAAGGAGCTGGGGGAGAAGCTGTACCTGGACTCGGGGACGCTCACGCCGCTGCTCAAGCGGCTGGAGACGCTGGGCTTCGTGCGCCGCGAGCGTTCCAGGGAGGACGCGCGGTCGGTGACGGTGTCGCTCACCGCGCAGGGGAAGGCCCTGCGCCGCAAGGCCGCGTCCATCCCGGAGGCCATCGTCTGCCGCACCGGCCTTTCACTGGAGGAGCTGGCGCGGCTGCGCCGGGACATCCAGCGGCTGTTCGAGAAGGTTTCACGCAGCGCTTGAGACACACGCGGTTTCCACTCACGACGTCACGAAGGAGCAACACCATGGCCCCGGTCCAGATCTCGCCGCTCTACTCCACCACCGCCATCACGCACGGCGGCCGCAACGGCAAGCTGCTCCTGGAGAACAGCCCGCTGAACGGCCTGGAGCTGGCCATGCCGAAGCAGCTGGGCGGCTCCGGCAAGGAGACGGCCACCAACCCCGAGCAGCTCTTCGCCGCGGGCTTCTCCTCCTGCTTCGAGAGCGCGCTGCGCCTGGTCGCGGGCAAGGCCGGCAAGAAGCTGGATGAGAAGGCCGGCGTGAAGGCCTCCGTCACCATCGGCAAGACGCCCGACGGCGGCTTCGGCCTGGCGGTGGAGCTCACGGGCATCCTCCCGGGCATCCCCCGCGAGGAGGCGCAGAAGCTGATGGAGGCGGCCCACCAGGTGTGCCCGTACTCCAACGCCACGCGCGGCAACATCGAGGTGAAGGTCTCCGTCGCGGAGTAGTCCTTCACGAAGCGCGGGCCCGGGCTCCCTTCACGTGGGGAGCCCGGTGCCTCCGCGCGTGGACCGCTGCAGCGGGCTCAGATGGCGGAGTCGTCTTGCGTGCTCGCGGCGGAGGCCGGCAGGAGCGCCAGCAGGTTGTTCTGGATGTTCTGGCAGATGGTGTCGAGCGGCAGGTCGTTGTCGTCCGTGCCGAAGGGGTCTTCAATCTCGACGCCAATCTCCTCGATACCAAAGAAGACATACGCGACGACGAACGTGGCCACGACTGTCACCCAGCCAAAGGTGTCCACCAGGGCGAAGGGCAGGGTGAAGCAGTAGAGGATGAGCGCGCGGCGCAGGTGCACCATGTACGCGAAGGGCATGGGCGTGCGGTGGATGCGCTCACAACCTCCCAGGTAGTCGATGAGCAGGTGGACGTTCTGGTCCAGCTGCATCTGGACGTACTCGGGATAGAGCCCCTGGCGGCGGCCCTCGTCCAGCACGGCGGTCATCCGGCGGGCCACGTTGAGGGGCACGTGCTGGGCCTTGAGCACGTCCGTCACCTCCCCGGAGGGCAGGGTGTCCGTGTGGGGGCCCAGGTGCCGCTGCTGGCCGCGCAGCCACGCGGCGGTGGCGAAGGGGAACGCGGCCGTCCAGCGCACCAGCGTGGCGAACAGCTCCGTGCGGCCCAGGAAGGGCTCCGACGCGCGGAGCAGGTTGCGCGTCTCGTTGACGATGCCGCCCCACAGCTTCCGGCCCTCCCAGAAGCGGTCATAGGAGGCGTTGGTGCGGAACACGAGCAGGAGGCTCAGCGAGATGCCCGCCAGCGTGTGCACCGTCGGGGGCACGCCCACGTCGCGCACCTGCTGGTGGAAGCCCACCACGGCCGCGGCCCAGACAACGCACATCAACACTCGGCCGACGATCTCCTTCACCATCGAACCGCGCAGGTAGTGGAAGTAGCTCCACCAGCGATGCGGGTCATACTCAACCATGTGGGGGATACCCTCCGGGACGGGAGGCGCATGCTAACCACACCGCGACGCGTCGCGAGCAGTGCTTTG
This DNA window, taken from Corallococcus coralloides DSM 2259, encodes the following:
- a CDS encoding organic hydroperoxide resistance protein, whose amino-acid sequence is MAPVQISPLYSTTAITHGGRNGKLLLENSPLNGLELAMPKQLGGSGKETATNPEQLFAAGFSSCFESALRLVAGKAGKKLDEKAGVKASVTIGKTPDGGFGLAVELTGILPGIPREEAQKLMEAAHQVCPYSNATRGNIEVKVSVAE
- a CDS encoding MarR family winged helix-turn-helix transcriptional regulator, whose translation is MSTDDFLRLDLQLCFPLYAASRAMVQAYTPLLAKLGLTYPQYLVMLVLWETDGVSVKELGEKLYLDSGTLTPLLKRLETLGFVRRERSREDARSVTVSLTAQGKALRRKAASIPEAIVCRTGLSLEELARLRRDIQRLFEKVSRSA
- a CDS encoding bestrophin family protein codes for the protein MVEYDPHRWWSYFHYLRGSMVKEIVGRVLMCVVWAAAVVGFHQQVRDVGVPPTVHTLAGISLSLLLVFRTNASYDRFWEGRKLWGGIVNETRNLLRASEPFLGRTELFATLVRWTAAFPFATAAWLRGQQRHLGPHTDTLPSGEVTDVLKAQHVPLNVARRMTAVLDEGRRQGLYPEYVQMQLDQNVHLLIDYLGGCERIHRTPMPFAYMVHLRRALILYCFTLPFALVDTFGWVTVVATFVVAYVFFGIEEIGVEIEDPFGTDDNDLPLDTICQNIQNNLLALLPASAASTQDDSAI